In a genomic window of Sphingomonas koreensis:
- the der gene encoding ribosome biogenesis GTPase Der — protein MSRPTVAIIGRPNVGKSTLFNRLVGKRLALVDDQPGVTRDRREGDAELLGIPFRIIDTAGFEDEDAASLPGRMRAQTEAAVREADVALFMVDARAGVTPLDEEVARWLRSADVPVVLLANKAEGRAAEPGILEAMALGLGDPVPFSAEHGEGIADLFEALLPHIDREEEEEAEDDSPDAPLKLAVVGRPNAGKSTLINRLIGQDRLITGPEAGITRDSIAIEWEWEDFEGNMRPVRLIDTAGMRKRAKVEEKLEKLSVADTLRSIDFAEVVVLLLDATRGLEVQDLKIADKVLQEGRALVIALNKWDVAENASSLFNGVKGALDEGLAQVKGVPLLTVSAATGKGLDTLIKVAFETREAWSRRITTGQLNRWFERALEANPPPAPGGKRIKPRYVTQAKTRPPSFILFGTRVDLLPQSYERYLVNSMRKEFGFGAVPVRLTMRPSKNPYDRE, from the coding sequence ATGTCCCGTCCCACCGTAGCGATCATCGGCCGGCCCAATGTCGGCAAGTCCACCCTGTTCAACCGTCTTGTCGGGAAGCGTCTGGCGCTGGTCGATGACCAGCCGGGCGTGACCCGCGACCGGCGTGAGGGCGACGCCGAACTGCTCGGCATACCCTTCCGCATCATCGACACCGCCGGCTTCGAGGACGAGGATGCGGCGAGCCTTCCCGGCCGGATGCGCGCGCAGACCGAGGCAGCGGTGCGCGAGGCGGACGTCGCGTTGTTCATGGTGGATGCGCGCGCCGGCGTGACGCCGCTGGACGAAGAGGTCGCGCGCTGGCTGCGCAGCGCCGACGTGCCCGTGGTGCTGCTCGCCAACAAGGCCGAGGGGCGCGCGGCGGAGCCGGGAATCCTGGAGGCGATGGCACTCGGGCTGGGCGACCCGGTGCCCTTTTCGGCCGAACATGGCGAAGGGATCGCCGATCTGTTCGAGGCGCTGCTCCCGCATATCGACCGTGAAGAGGAGGAAGAGGCCGAGGACGATTCGCCCGACGCGCCGCTAAAGCTGGCGGTGGTGGGACGGCCCAATGCGGGCAAGTCCACGCTGATCAACCGGCTGATCGGACAGGATCGCCTCATTACCGGACCCGAAGCGGGAATTACCCGCGATTCGATCGCGATCGAATGGGAATGGGAAGATTTCGAGGGCAATATGCGTCCCGTCCGGCTGATCGATACCGCCGGCATGCGCAAGCGCGCAAAGGTCGAGGAGAAGCTGGAAAAGCTGTCGGTCGCCGATACCTTGCGTTCGATCGACTTTGCCGAGGTGGTGGTACTGCTGCTCGACGCGACGCGCGGGTTGGAGGTTCAGGACCTCAAGATCGCCGACAAGGTGCTGCAGGAAGGCCGCGCACTGGTGATCGCGCTCAACAAATGGGACGTGGCGGAGAATGCCTCGAGCCTGTTCAACGGCGTGAAGGGCGCGCTGGACGAAGGACTGGCGCAGGTGAAGGGCGTGCCGTTGCTCACCGTATCGGCTGCGACGGGGAAGGGGCTCGACACGCTGATCAAGGTCGCGTTCGAGACGCGCGAGGCATGGTCGCGGCGCATCACCACGGGCCAGCTCAACCGCTGGTTCGAGCGTGCGCTCGAGGCCAACCCGCCGCCCGCACCCGGCGGCAAGCGGATCAAGCCGCGCTACGTCACTCAAGCGAAGACGCGGCCGCCGAGCTTCATCCTGTTCGGGACGCGGGTGGATCTGTTGCCGCAGAGCTATGAGCGCTATCTGGTCAACAGCATGCGCAAGGAGTTCGGCTTCGGCGCGGTGCCCGTGCGGCTGACGATGCGGCCGTCGAAGAATCCGTACGATCGTGAGTGA
- a CDS encoding PQQ-binding-like beta-propeller repeat protein yields the protein MMKSVRVPVAMAALVALSACGIFKGGDKKTPVLGQRVPILASETSIVADPTIAEVQVVVPAAAANDAWGQPGGSAAKALGHLALSETPARIWTARIPGTSGRTRLAAAPVVANGTLFVMDTEGAVHAFDAATGARRWQLSTVKSEENRRAAFGGGVSVDGARVYATNGLGDVVAIDAAAGSEVWRKKPGGPLRGAPSVWEGNLYVVSQDNQLFALSAADGSTIWTQSGTLESQGVFGVAAPAVAQGTVVAGFSSGELNAYRYENGRTLWSDTLARSTASTSVSSLADIDAEPVIDQGRVYAVGQGGRMAAVELATGQRLWEQNIAGISTPWIAGEWLFVVTDDARLVAVARGTGKIRWISQLRGFRNEEKKKNAITWVGPVLAGNKLWLANSRGELASVSPTDGTVGTTIEGKDAVSLSPVVAGGVLYVLSDKGEITAYR from the coding sequence ATGATGAAGTCGGTACGGGTTCCCGTCGCAATGGCGGCGCTGGTGGCGTTGAGCGCCTGCGGCATCTTCAAGGGTGGCGACAAGAAGACCCCGGTGCTGGGTCAGCGCGTGCCGATCCTGGCGTCGGAGACGAGCATCGTCGCCGATCCCACGATCGCCGAAGTGCAGGTCGTGGTGCCGGCGGCCGCGGCGAACGATGCATGGGGCCAGCCGGGCGGCAGCGCCGCCAAGGCACTGGGCCATCTGGCGCTGAGCGAGACGCCGGCCCGCATCTGGACCGCGCGGATCCCGGGCACCAGCGGCCGTACCCGGCTTGCGGCGGCACCGGTGGTCGCGAACGGCACGCTGTTCGTGATGGACACCGAGGGCGCGGTTCACGCGTTCGACGCGGCCACGGGCGCACGGCGCTGGCAGCTTTCCACCGTCAAGAGCGAAGAGAATCGCCGCGCGGCCTTTGGCGGCGGCGTGAGCGTAGACGGCGCGCGCGTCTATGCGACCAACGGCCTGGGCGACGTGGTGGCGATCGACGCCGCTGCGGGTAGCGAGGTTTGGCGCAAGAAGCCGGGCGGCCCCCTGCGCGGCGCGCCGAGCGTCTGGGAAGGCAATCTCTACGTCGTCTCGCAGGACAACCAGCTCTTTGCGCTCTCAGCGGCTGACGGCAGCACGATCTGGACACAGTCGGGCACGCTCGAATCGCAGGGCGTGTTCGGTGTCGCGGCGCCTGCCGTGGCGCAGGGTACGGTCGTGGCCGGCTTCTCGTCGGGCGAACTCAACGCCTATCGCTATGAGAACGGCCGCACGCTGTGGAGCGACACGCTGGCGCGATCGACCGCCTCGACTTCGGTGTCGAGCCTTGCCGATATCGACGCGGAACCGGTGATCGATCAGGGCCGCGTCTATGCGGTCGGGCAGGGCGGGCGCATGGCTGCGGTCGAACTGGCGACCGGACAGCGCCTGTGGGAACAGAATATCGCCGGCATCTCGACCCCCTGGATCGCGGGCGAGTGGCTGTTCGTCGTCACCGACGACGCGCGGCTCGTCGCCGTCGCGCGCGGCACCGGCAAGATCCGCTGGATCTCGCAGCTTCGCGGTTTCCGCAACGAGGAAAAGAAGAAGAACGCGATCACCTGGGTCGGTCCGGTTCTGGCGGGCAACAAGCTGTGGCTTGCCAATTCGCGTGGCGAGCTGGCGTCGGTCTCGCCGACCGACGGCACGGTCGGCACGACGATCGAGGGTAAGGACGCGGTGAGCCTGAGCCCCGTGGTCGCTGGGGGCGTACTCTACGTCCTGAGCGACAAGGGTGAGATCACCGCCTATCGCTGA
- a CDS encoding tetratricopeptide repeat protein yields MREVDEELRKDQALHVWQNYGRWIIVAVVAGLIAFGGWLYWQSHSDGRRGEEGEKLKAAVKALSENKGQEAEAPLKELAGSSSSGFSAAARFAQADALLAKNDLKGGAAILAAIAADGGVPQEFRDLALIRQTAAEYDSLKPDQVVARLGSLAVKDSPWFGSAGEMVAIAQLRLGKRAEAGKLYGEISKTDGVPRAIRTRALQMAGVLGVDAVVDAGEDKKAK; encoded by the coding sequence ATGCGCGAGGTCGATGAAGAGCTGCGCAAGGATCAGGCGTTGCACGTCTGGCAGAATTACGGCCGCTGGATCATCGTCGCGGTGGTGGCGGGGCTGATCGCGTTCGGCGGCTGGCTCTACTGGCAGAGCCATAGCGACGGGCGCCGCGGCGAGGAGGGCGAGAAGCTCAAGGCCGCGGTCAAGGCGCTGAGCGAGAATAAGGGCCAGGAAGCGGAGGCCCCGCTAAAGGAACTCGCCGGGTCGAGCTCGAGCGGGTTCAGCGCGGCCGCGCGCTTCGCGCAGGCGGATGCCTTGCTCGCCAAGAACGATCTGAAGGGTGGTGCGGCGATTTTGGCGGCGATTGCCGCGGACGGCGGCGTTCCGCAGGAGTTTCGCGACCTGGCGCTGATCCGCCAGACCGCTGCCGAATATGATTCGCTGAAGCCCGACCAGGTGGTGGCACGGCTCGGCAGCCTGGCGGTCAAGGACAGCCCCTGGTTCGGCAGCGCGGGCGAGATGGTCGCGATCGCGCAGCTTCGCCTGGGCAAGCGCGCCGAAGCGGGCAAGCTCTACGGCGAAATTTCGAAGACGGATGGCGTTCCGCGGGCGATCCGCACGCGTGCGCTCCAGATGGCGGGCGTTCTGGGCGTGGATGCCGTTGTGGACGCCGGAGAGGACAAGAAAGCGAAATGA
- the panB gene encoding 3-methyl-2-oxobutanoate hydroxymethyltransferase, which produces MSTTFTLDTSTSRAHPTPAPMKRLTVPAIQGRKGKEPVVMLTAYTARMAQLLDPHCDVLLVGDSLGQVIYGLPSTLAVTLEMMCAHGAAVVRGSYHAVVVIDMPFGSYEASPEQAFASASRILAETGAAAVKLEGGEAMAETVAFLTRRGIPVMGHIGLTPQAVNALGGYGARGRGNAEYAKIIGDAKAIVDAGAFSIVAEGVVETLANEIVAAVGCPIIGIGASNQCDGQVLVTEDMLGMFERTPRFVKKFDDLAGRISAAVETYAAQVRDRSFPGDEQVYKPKD; this is translated from the coding sequence ATGTCCACGACCTTCACGCTCGACACCTCCACCAGCCGCGCGCACCCGACTCCGGCCCCGATGAAGCGGCTGACCGTGCCCGCGATCCAGGGGCGAAAGGGCAAGGAGCCGGTGGTGATGCTCACCGCCTACACCGCGCGGATGGCGCAGCTGCTCGACCCGCATTGCGACGTGCTGCTGGTCGGCGACAGCCTGGGGCAGGTGATCTACGGCCTGCCCTCAACGCTGGCGGTGACGCTGGAGATGATGTGCGCGCACGGCGCCGCGGTGGTGCGGGGCAGTTATCATGCGGTCGTCGTGATCGACATGCCCTTCGGGAGCTATGAGGCGAGCCCGGAGCAGGCGTTCGCATCGGCGTCCCGCATCCTGGCGGAGACCGGCGCGGCTGCGGTGAAGCTCGAAGGCGGGGAGGCGATGGCCGAGACGGTCGCGTTCCTCACCCGCCGCGGCATCCCGGTAATGGGGCATATCGGCCTGACCCCGCAGGCGGTTAATGCGCTGGGCGGCTATGGTGCACGCGGGCGCGGCAATGCCGAATATGCCAAGATCATCGGCGACGCGAAGGCGATCGTCGACGCCGGGGCCTTCTCGATCGTCGCCGAGGGGGTGGTCGAGACGCTGGCGAACGAGATCGTCGCGGCCGTGGGCTGCCCGATCATCGGCATCGGCGCATCGAACCAGTGCGACGGACAGGTGCTGGTGACCGAAGACATGCTGGGCATGTTCGAGCGCACCCCGCGCTTCGTGAAGAAGTTCGACGATCTGGCCGGCCGTATTTCCGCCGCGGTTGAAACCTATGCCGCTCAGGTACGCGACCGGAGCTTCCCGGGCGACGAACAAGTCTACAAGCCCAAGGATTGA
- a CDS encoding helix-turn-helix transcriptional regulator translates to MATPPITNQIRTLRFLAGEMTQAELGERVGVTRQTIAAIEQGKYSPTLETAFRIAQIFKKPLEEVFQWQGK, encoded by the coding sequence ATGGCCACTCCCCCCATCACCAATCAGATCCGCACGCTCCGCTTCCTTGCGGGCGAGATGACGCAGGCCGAGCTCGGCGAGCGCGTCGGCGTCACGCGCCAGACGATCGCCGCGATCGAGCAGGGTAAATACTCACCCACGCTGGAGACCGCGTTCCGCATCGCCCAGATCTTCAAAAAGCCGCTGGAGGAAGTGTTCCAGTGGCAGGGGAAGTGA
- a CDS encoding ArsC family reductase, which yields MTISFYGIPNCDTVKKARVWLDANGIAYAFHDYKKEGADPARLAKWAETAGWEKLLNRAGTTFRKLDEADKADIDQAKALRLMAANPSIIKRPVVEYRGGVLVGFKPEEWAAALL from the coding sequence ATGACAATTTCCTTCTACGGTATCCCCAATTGCGACACGGTGAAGAAGGCGCGGGTCTGGCTCGACGCCAACGGGATCGCCTACGCGTTCCACGACTATAAGAAGGAAGGCGCCGATCCCGCGCGGCTGGCGAAATGGGCCGAGACGGCGGGCTGGGAGAAACTGCTCAACCGCGCCGGTACGACCTTTCGCAAGCTCGACGAGGCCGACAAGGCCGATATCGATCAGGCCAAGGCGCTGCGGTTGATGGCGGCGAACCCGTCGATCATCAAGCGGCCGGTGGTCGAGTATCGCGGCGGCGTGCTGGTTGGGTTCAAGCCCGAGGAATGGGCCGCCGCGCTGCTCTGA
- the guaA gene encoding glutamine-hydrolyzing GMP synthase, whose amino-acid sequence MTQPGESILIVDFGSQVTQLIARRVREAGVYSEIAPFNAAAEAFERMKPGGVILSGSPASVLEDGSPRVPQAIFESGLPVLGICYGQQVMMQQLGGNVQLGDSGEFGRAFIEIADSCVLFDGLWAEGETHQVWMSHGDKVTSLAPGFRPVAASAGAPFAVIADDTRRYYAMQFHPEVVHTPDGAKLLANFVRHVCGLKGDWTMAEFRQTKIEEIRKQVGTGKVICGLSGGVDSAVAAVLIHEAIGEQLTCVFVDHGLMRSGEADQVVSLFRGHYNIPLVHVNAETLFLNGLAGVTDPEAKRKFIGKTFIDVFEEEAKKIGGAEFLAQGTLYPDVIESVSFTGGPSVTIKSHHNVGGLPERMNMKLVEPLRELFKDEVRALGRELGLPDVFVGRHPFPGPGLAIRIPGEVTKERCDILRKADAVYLEEIRNAGLYDAIWQAFAVLLPVKTVGVMGDGRTYDSVCGLRAVTSTDGMTADVYPFDASFLTRVATRIVNEVKGVNRVVYDYTSKPPGTIEWE is encoded by the coding sequence ATGACACAGCCGGGCGAATCCATCCTCATCGTCGATTTCGGCAGCCAGGTGACCCAGCTCATCGCGCGCCGCGTGCGCGAAGCGGGCGTCTACAGCGAAATCGCTCCTTTCAACGCCGCCGCCGAGGCCTTTGAGCGGATGAAGCCGGGCGGGGTGATCCTGTCGGGCTCGCCCGCATCGGTGCTCGAGGACGGGTCGCCGCGGGTTCCGCAAGCGATCTTCGAGAGCGGACTGCCGGTGCTGGGCATCTGCTACGGACAGCAGGTGATGATGCAGCAGCTGGGCGGCAACGTGCAGCTGGGCGACAGTGGCGAGTTCGGGCGCGCCTTCATCGAGATCGCCGACAGCTGCGTGCTGTTCGATGGCCTGTGGGCCGAGGGCGAGACGCATCAGGTGTGGATGAGCCATGGCGACAAGGTGACCAGCCTTGCCCCGGGTTTCCGTCCTGTCGCGGCGAGCGCCGGTGCGCCGTTTGCGGTGATCGCGGACGACACCCGCCGTTACTATGCGATGCAGTTCCACCCTGAGGTGGTGCACACGCCGGACGGCGCGAAGCTGCTGGCGAACTTCGTGCGGCATGTCTGCGGACTCAAGGGCGACTGGACGATGGCGGAGTTCCGCCAGACCAAGATCGAGGAGATCCGCAAGCAGGTCGGCACGGGCAAGGTGATCTGCGGGCTTTCGGGCGGGGTGGACTCGGCGGTCGCCGCGGTGCTGATCCATGAGGCGATCGGCGAGCAGCTGACCTGCGTGTTCGTCGATCACGGCCTGATGCGCAGCGGCGAGGCCGATCAGGTCGTGTCGCTGTTCCGCGGCCACTACAACATCCCGCTGGTGCATGTGAATGCGGAGACGCTGTTCCTGAACGGCCTCGCCGGGGTCACCGACCCCGAGGCGAAGCGCAAGTTCATCGGCAAGACCTTCATCGACGTGTTCGAGGAAGAGGCGAAGAAGATCGGCGGGGCGGAGTTCCTGGCGCAGGGTACGCTCTATCCCGACGTGATCGAGTCCGTGTCGTTCACCGGCGGGCCTTCGGTGACGATCAAGAGCCACCACAATGTCGGCGGCCTGCCCGAGCGCATGAACATGAAGCTGGTGGAGCCGCTGCGCGAGCTGTTCAAGGACGAGGTCCGCGCGCTGGGTCGCGAGCTAGGGCTACCCGACGTGTTCGTCGGGCGCCACCCGTTCCCTGGGCCGGGCCTTGCGATCCGCATTCCGGGCGAGGTGACCAAGGAACGCTGCGACATCCTGCGCAAGGCGGATGCGGTATATCTGGAGGAGATCCGCAACGCGGGCCTCTATGACGCGATCTGGCAGGCATTCGCGGTGCTGCTCCCGGTCAAGACCGTGGGCGTGATGGGCGACGGACGCACCTATGACAGCGTGTGCGGCCTGCGCGCGGTGACCTCGACCGACGGCATGACCGCGGACGTCTATCCGTTCGACGCGAGCTTCCTGACGCGGGTGGCGACACGGATCGTCAACGAGGTGAAGGGCGTCAACCGTGTGGTGTACGACTATACGTCGAAGCCGCCGGGCACGATCGAGTGGGAGTAA
- a CDS encoding CHAP domain-containing protein: MKSNRTPRRIVLSMLGAASLLAAPASASILDYVGECVPFARQASGIQIWGDAWTWWGQAQGKYQRGDVPEVGAVVAFAKSNALRLGHVSVVSRIIEPRVIMVTHANWSRFDGKRGQVEQDVTLFDVSPAGDWSQVKVWYRDTKGLGSTTYPVHGFIYGRPASGAKVARARPAPELTGDRPDYVGSLIDAYAR, encoded by the coding sequence ATGAAGTCGAACCGGACCCCCCGCCGGATCGTCTTGTCGATGCTCGGCGCCGCTTCCCTCCTCGCGGCGCCGGCGTCGGCATCGATCCTCGATTATGTCGGCGAATGCGTGCCCTTCGCGCGCCAGGCCTCTGGTATCCAGATCTGGGGCGATGCCTGGACCTGGTGGGGTCAGGCGCAGGGCAAATACCAGCGCGGCGACGTGCCCGAAGTCGGCGCCGTCGTCGCCTTCGCCAAATCGAACGCCCTGCGTCTCGGCCATGTCTCGGTGGTCAGCCGCATCATTGAACCGCGCGTGATCATGGTCACCCATGCCAACTGGTCACGCTTCGATGGCAAGCGCGGGCAGGTCGAGCAGGATGTGACGCTGTTCGACGTCTCGCCTGCGGGCGACTGGAGCCAGGTCAAGGTCTGGTACCGCGACACCAAGGGCCTCGGCTCGACCACTTACCCGGTCCACGGCTTCATCTACGGTCGCCCGGCCAGCGGCGCGAAAGTCGCCCGCGCGCGTCCCGCTCCCGAACTGACCGGCGACCGCCCCGACTATGTCGGCTCGCTGATCGACGCCTACGCGCGGTAG
- a CDS encoding vWA domain-containing protein: MFFSFVDQLRAAGIPASMKEHLVLLEALDRDVIDRTPEAFYYLARATFVKDEGLLDRFDQVFAKVFRGISTTFGAQTADLPEDWLKAVAEKYLTPEEMEAIKSLGSWDEIMETLKQRLEEQQGRHQGGNKWIGTGGTSPYGNSGYNPEGVRIGGESKHKRALKVWDQREFKNLDSTRELGTRNIKVAMRRLRRFAREGAADELDIDATIDGTARQGWLDIHMRPERHNVVKLLLFLDVGGSMDPWVKLCEELFSAATSEFKNLEFFYFHNCLYEGVWKDNRRRFTERTPTWDVLHKYGHDYKVIFVGDASMSPYEISHPSGSVEHFNEEAGATWMQRVTSTYPASVWLNPIPEEQWGYSQSVRILRELMNDRMYPLTLAGLDDAMRELSRKT; encoded by the coding sequence ATGTTCTTCTCCTTCGTCGACCAGCTCCGCGCCGCGGGCATTCCCGCCAGCATGAAGGAGCATCTCGTGCTCCTCGAAGCGCTCGACCGCGACGTGATCGACCGCACGCCCGAGGCCTTCTACTACCTTGCCCGCGCCACCTTCGTTAAGGACGAGGGCCTGCTCGACCGCTTTGATCAGGTCTTCGCCAAGGTCTTCCGCGGCATCTCCACCACCTTCGGTGCCCAGACCGCCGACCTCCCCGAGGACTGGCTCAAAGCCGTCGCGGAGAAATACCTGACGCCCGAGGAGATGGAGGCGATCAAGTCGCTCGGCTCGTGGGACGAGATCATGGAGACGCTCAAACAGCGGCTCGAGGAGCAGCAGGGCCGGCATCAGGGCGGCAACAAATGGATCGGCACCGGCGGCACCTCCCCGTACGGCAATTCCGGCTACAATCCGGAGGGCGTCCGCATCGGCGGCGAGAGCAAGCACAAGCGCGCGCTCAAGGTGTGGGACCAGCGCGAGTTCAAGAACCTCGATTCCACCCGCGAGCTTGGCACCCGCAACATCAAGGTCGCCATGCGCCGCCTGCGCCGCTTCGCGCGCGAGGGCGCGGCGGACGAACTCGATATCGACGCGACAATCGACGGCACCGCGCGGCAGGGCTGGCTCGACATCCACATGCGGCCCGAGCGGCACAATGTCGTCAAGCTCCTCCTCTTCCTCGACGTCGGCGGATCCATGGACCCGTGGGTCAAGCTCTGCGAGGAGTTGTTCAGCGCCGCGACGTCGGAGTTCAAGAACCTCGAATTCTTCTACTTCCACAACTGCCTGTACGAGGGCGTGTGGAAGGACAATCGCCGCCGCTTCACCGAACGCACCCCGACCTGGGACGTGCTCCACAAATATGGCCATGACTATAAGGTGATCTTCGTCGGCGACGCGTCGATGTCGCCCTACGAGATCAGCCATCCCAGCGGCTCGGTCGAGCATTTCAACGAGGAAGCGGGTGCAACCTGGATGCAGCGCGTCACCAGCACCTATCCCGCCTCGGTCTGGCTCAACCCCATTCCCGAGGAGCAATGGGGCTATTCCCAGTCGGTCCGCATCCTGCGCGAGCTGATGAACGACCGCATGTACCCGCTGACCCTGGCGGGACTCGACGATGCCATGCGCGAGCTGAGCCGGAAGACGTGA
- a CDS encoding Hpt domain-containing protein, with amino-acid sequence MAYDPGAIDATLAAAVGDEPGLIAELREAFLDSAKRGLKALATADDPEAWRSAALRLKGLSASFGAVRLMALAQEAADSQAGDSGVLRKLQRAVERL; translated from the coding sequence ATGGCTTATGATCCCGGTGCAATCGATGCGACGCTGGCGGCGGCGGTGGGCGACGAGCCCGGCCTGATCGCCGAGCTGCGCGAAGCGTTCCTCGACAGCGCGAAGCGCGGGCTGAAAGCGCTCGCGACGGCGGACGATCCCGAGGCATGGCGCAGCGCCGCGCTGCGGCTCAAGGGCCTGTCGGCAAGCTTCGGCGCGGTGCGGCTGATGGCGCTGGCGCAAGAGGCAGCGGACTCGCAGGCGGGAGATTCGGGCGTGCTCCGGAAGCTGCAGCGTGCGGTGGAGCGCCTGTAG
- a CDS encoding serine hydrolase domain-containing protein, which produces MRTAWIALSAVALWGCAPKAEVAAPVPVPAPKDEARLRQVGAAVLFWSAEERLKNFPAMEKIFPGHIVKAGGKVRPLPEGTPLPIAAADVDAFMAAQNVAGLLVLQDGKIRLERYALGYSREGRWTSFSVAKSVTSTLVGAAIKDGYIKSLDEPVTRYIPDLAGGGYDGVTIRQILTMTSGVRWNEDYTDPNSDVARMFAEAVPPGQDPTVAYMRKLPRADPPGSKFVYKTGETNLIGVLVRRATKKKLSDYLSEKVWRRYGMERDAFWMTDQSGAEVSGCCLSVSLRDYARIGQMTLEGGKGIVPAGWFADATKAHATHPGGGYGYQWWTIPGGYYAAQGIFGQVILVDPATKVVMVTSAAWPKASDRALYMQRLAFGMKVLEAAKK; this is translated from the coding sequence ATGCGGACGGCCTGGATCGCGCTTTCGGCGGTGGCTTTGTGGGGCTGCGCGCCCAAGGCGGAGGTCGCCGCACCGGTCCCTGTCCCAGCCCCCAAGGACGAGGCGCGGCTGCGCCAGGTCGGCGCAGCGGTGCTGTTCTGGTCGGCCGAGGAGCGGCTCAAGAACTTCCCGGCGATGGAGAAGATCTTTCCCGGCCATATCGTGAAGGCGGGCGGGAAGGTGAGGCCGTTGCCGGAAGGTACGCCGCTGCCGATCGCTGCCGCGGACGTTGATGCCTTCATGGCGGCTCAGAACGTCGCCGGACTATTGGTGCTTCAGGATGGCAAGATCCGGCTTGAACGCTATGCGCTCGGCTATTCGCGTGAGGGGCGGTGGACGAGCTTCTCGGTTGCGAAATCGGTGACATCGACGCTGGTCGGGGCCGCGATCAAGGACGGCTATATCAAGTCGCTCGACGAGCCCGTGACCAGGTACATCCCCGACCTTGCCGGCGGCGGCTATGACGGAGTGACCATTCGCCAGATCCTGACCATGACATCGGGTGTGCGCTGGAACGAGGATTATACCGATCCCAACAGCGACGTGGCGCGGATGTTCGCCGAGGCGGTGCCGCCGGGACAGGACCCGACCGTCGCCTATATGCGCAAGCTCCCGCGCGCCGATCCGCCGGGAAGCAAGTTCGTCTACAAGACCGGCGAGACCAACCTGATCGGCGTGCTGGTGCGGCGCGCGACCAAGAAGAAGCTTTCCGACTATCTGAGCGAGAAGGTCTGGCGCCGCTACGGCATGGAGCGCGATGCCTTCTGGATGACCGACCAGAGTGGCGCCGAGGTCAGCGGTTGCTGCCTCTCGGTTTCGCTGCGCGACTATGCGCGGATCGGGCAGATGACGCTTGAGGGCGGGAAAGGGATCGTGCCCGCCGGCTGGTTCGCCGATGCGACCAAGGCGCATGCGACGCATCCGGGCGGCGGCTATGGCTATCAATGGTGGACGATCCCCGGCGGCTATTATGCGGCGCAGGGCATCTTCGGCCAGGTCATTCTGGTCGATCCCGCGACCAAGGTCGTCATGGTCACCAGCGCGGCCTGGCCGAAGGCAAGCGACCGGGCACTGTACATGCAGCGGCTGGCGTTCGGGATGAAGGTGCTGGAGGCCGCGAAGAAATAA